The DNA sequence ATCCATCCCGATGATATCGACAGCTTCACGCAGAAGTTGGCATTCATCACACGTGATAAACATGACACATTTGTTTCTGAGCACCGCCTACTCTGCAAAGAGAAGCATTACCGCTGGACCATGGCCCGCGGGCAGGTAGTAGATCGCGATTCGGACGGCAATCCCACCCGTCTGGTGGGAGTCCATCTGGATATTTCTGAACAGAAACGTACACAACGGTTACTGGACGAAAGAAACGACCTGCTGCAGACCATTCTGGATGTCATTCCATTTGCCGTCTCCTGGAAGGATGCTGACTCCAATTACCTGGGCTGTAATGATCGTTTTCTTGAGTTTTGGGGATTTGATTCCTCTCGAGATGTTATCGGCAATTCAAATCTGAATTTATCGCTGACAGGCATTCATTCTGAATCAAACATCGATGAAGATCAGCGAATTATGCAATCTGGCGATCCGGTAATGCACAAGATCGAGACCAGTGTGTCAAAAAACGGTAGGCCTATGATATTAGACACGAGTAAAGTTCCCCTGAAAATGCATAATGCTGAAACAGGATTACTTATCATTTCAATCGACATCACGGAACTGGAAACGGCGCGAGAGACGTTACGACAAAATGAACTTAAAGTTCGGCACAGAGGACGCATGGAGGCCGTTGGGGAACTGGCAGGGGGCATCGCTCACGAATTCAATAATCTGCTACAGGCAATTGGTGGGTTTGTTTCATTTGCCCGCGATGATATCAGTTCCGATTCGCAGGCTCATACCGATTTAAATCAAAGCTTGACTGCCATCAGTCGCGCGACTCAATTGACCAACCAGCTTCTGCGATTCAGTCGCATCGACGAGGTTGAAAAATATGAATGTAATTCCCTCTCGATCATCGAAGATCTGAAAGTATTACTCCGCCCCTTACTCCCCGAGAATATTAATGTCGACTATCAATTAAACGGCACCTTGCCCCTCATCATCGCGAACCCCCTCCTGCTGGGACAATCACTTCTCAATCTCTGTTTGAATTCCCGTGATGCCATGCCTGCCGGAGGAACCATCACTATAGGCAACCGGCTCATCACGAGCCAACAAAAAACCTTCATTGGCTTTTATGTCCAGGATAACGGTTTGGGGATCCCGGAGTACTTACAGGATCGGATTTTTGATCCTTTTTTCACCACCAAAGAGGTCGGGCAGGGAACCGGGCTGGGGCTCTCCATGGTCTATTCCACTGCCCAGGAGCACCGAGGGTCCATCGAATTTGAATCCCTTCCCGGCCAGGGGGCCCGCTTCGAATTGCTGATCCCTGTCATTTCAGACAATCATCAGCCTGAAGATTCAAATCAGACTGATTCGGTCGATATGAAAAACACAAACATCAAATCCATTCTGGTGGCGGAAGATGATTCAATTGTCATGCGGGTCACTTGTCGTATGCTTGAGAACCTGGGTCACCAGGTCTTCTCTACGAACAACGGTCGGGAGGCTCTGGAAATGTATCGTCAGGAGCGGGACAATATTCATTGCCTGGTATTCGATGTGTGCATGCCACTCATGACCGGCACCGAAGCATACGACGAGATCTGTCGCCTGGGCAATCCTCCGCCGGTTGTCTTCTGTACCGGCTATGATTCCGACCAGAAGCTCAAGAACAACCTCTCCCAGAAAGGTTATCGCCTGATCAACAAACCGTTTGACCAGTCGACCCTCGAAGGGGCCATCAACGAAGCACTGCACGAAGCCGCTGGAGAGGAATGAGCGGCCCTTTCCTGTGCAGGACTTTGTTATCCTCCGTCTCTCTTGAATTAATCCTCATCAGCCCGATCATAAGGGTGCACAGGATCAATATTTCCCTGAACCAGACCGAAGAACGGATCATCCATTTCTGTCAGTACGCCATGCAGTAAACGGTGGACTCGAAACACATTGTCATAATCCATCGGTGGATGACGGCCAATATAATTTCTCTCCCGCGTGTCTTCATCGTCGTAACAATAAAACAGGCCATAGCTTCCCGGGCCGTGTGTCTCGATCCAGTCGAGCATCTCCCACACTGCAGACGTTCTGTGATTACGTGAAACGCACCATGTCAGCAGGCCTTTTTCATTATTTAACGACTCACACAGTTGCCACTGGATAAAACATTCTGCAGACACATCCATCCATGTTCGAAATTCGTTCCATAATTTCTGATCTGCGGCATCGATTTCTGCATCGATCCGATCAATGTCAGACAACCTCGCCTCCCTGATTGCTTCACGACTGCTCCGCAGATGACACCAGCCAAACCCCAGTAACATGGTCGTTTCCCCTCTTTGTTATTCCGAAATTCTTTAAGCCAGCGGCGTTTACCCACAGGACTTACCGCAGCATTGACAGTTCACCGCCATTCGATATCTTTAGACATCCACTGAACCTCTCTGGTTCGACACATACCGAATTTCGCAAGACGTCTCTTGATACGGGGTACTGCAAATCATGTTAACCTGTTATCTGGCTCTGGGAGTGGCAATCGTGCTGGAAGTGATCGGCACGTCTGCGCTGCAGGCTTCGCAGCAGTTCACACGCCCGGTCCCCACGGCAATCACGGTGGTCACCTATCTGAGCGCCTTCTATTTTCTCTCCCTGGCTTTGAAGATGATCCCGGTCGGCATCGCTTATGCCATCTGGAGCGGGGTGGGCATTGTGCTCATCTCCTGCGTTGGCCTGATTCTCTTCAAGCAGAAACTGGATTTGCCCGCCATTCTGGGATTGGCACTGATCATCGCCGGAGTTCTCGTGATCAATCTGTTCTCTCAGACTGTCTCACATTGAATGCGCAACAGCGTCTATACAAACCGCTCACGCTTTATGGTTCCTGTTGAACCAGCTCTTCCGGCGTATTGACGTAGCGGGGCTCCCCCAGTTGTACCAGCAGATCAGCCGGGTATTGTCCCGCATCCGCACCGCTTCGGAAGACCGGCGTCGTTTCATCGGAGTAAAACAGCATTACATCCCCCAGCTGCAGCACTTGAAACAACCGTTCCAGAAATGCGGGGTGCCGGATCGGACGGGCGACCATGATCCCAGCGACATCGCCGCTGTCAGCCGCTTCTTTCCCACCCAGATAAATATCGACTACATCATCGGGCTCCTGAAACCAGACCCGCAGACAGCCGTACTGATCCAGAGACTCTGTCTGGTCAGTTGAAAGTATTTCGCATACTGTCGCATAATCAAACCCGATCGGCTCGCCATCACGATAGTTCCAGATGAATGCTTCTATGCTCATTTACAATCTTAACCACATTCAAAGACCGAGATTGTCTCCAGACATTCAAAGCAGAAAAAGACAAAGATCATCCCCACATCGCCAAACATCCATTTCTGATCCTCAGATAAGCTATCAACACGATGAGGATTCGAATCCCAGTCATGCTCAACAGAGTCGATCTGTGCTGTGAATCGCATCTTGTTCTTACAATGGGGACAGCCCGGCCATTCCTCTTCATTCCCCTGTATCCAGTCAGGACTGCCCCCCAGCTTGGTCCGCTGTCCGTGGTATTCATAATGTGGTATATCTTCCCCCTTCGGATAAGCCTCTTCTCCTTCTTTCACACGCTCCAGAGAGACTCGAAACTCGGGTAACTGATTCACTTTATCCATTCGTTTTCCCACCGATCATGGTACCTAAAATACTTGTCTGAAAAGGCCCTTCATTTCTAACAGACAGCTCCCCCTCAATTAAGTCTGTACCGAATGGGCCATCACACCCACCAGACTGCCGGCCTCAGTCAACCCGACCACAAGCCGCGGGAACACACAGCCGAAATTCGTAGCACTCATTTTATTGCCATCTCCCACTGCAACGAATACGGGGGAGTGGATCTGTTCCGTGCGTTCACACCAGGTAACCAGTTTCCGCCACTGGGCAAGCCAGGCGGCATCTTCGGCGACAAAACTTTCCCACAGCAGGCTGTATTCCTGAAGCACGGAACTCTGAATTTTAGCCTGTGGATAGATCGCCCTATTGAAAGCGGTGCGAATCAGGGAGGCGGTAATCCGCGTCGGCTTTTCCACTCCGCGATTGATGGTCACAAAAAAGGGATCAAAGGTGCTGGAACCTTCTGAATAATTCACCGACACACCTTTGAGAATGGAAGCCATCGCTGCAGACAGTTTTTCACACAACACGATCTCCTCTGGATCATGTTCGTGCACATTGGGTCTGCCCGGCACAAAGAGACAACCACAGGAGTAAACAGCCAGGTGCGGGTGCAGGGTGCTATGATTCCATTCGTCTCGTGGAAATTCCGGACCACAGCACATCATACAGGGTTCAAACGGCTTGAGACGTTCCGCCACCAGGTGACACCCATTAACGGTTACCGGGGGCGTTTCCACCTTTTCAGTTGAGCTCAATTCAAGAGCGGTCTCCTGATCAGCCGACTTACAGCCGCTGATCATCGAACCGGCAGCCAGTGCCAGAATCGTCCGTCTGGAGATCAGCATTGTCTCTGTGAGTTCCATAGCCGGCCTTTATTTGCTTCAGAGAGACGTCAATCTGCTAACTGTGACTCTGTCGGACCATTCTACCGCGTCTCTCATCAGGCGGAAACCGAAATCACTTCCCTGAGACAGGTTCGATAAAACCACCGTCCCACTCGATGCGACAGCGGGGCAGCGCAGCCGCCAGTTTGCGGACGCCTCCTTCTGTGACGGGGCAACGCACGACATCGATTGCGACCAGTTTTTTACAGACATGTAATTCTTCAAGGCCGGCATCGGTAACTCGAGTGCCACTAAGCCCCAGCCAGACCCAGCGAGGCGTCTCAGCCAGCACGCGGCAAGCTGCGTCGTCGATATTCCTGCATTCCTTCAGGAGCACGCCGTGATTGCTCAAATAACGCATCTGCTTCAGCCCCTCAGCTGATATCTTCGTCTCAGACAGAATCAATCCAAAGAAATGATCGGTCAGATGCCGTAACTCAGCGACAGCCTGATCGGAAATTGAAGCCCCCTCTGCATTCAAATTTGACAGGTAAGTAATCCCGGGAAAGGACATCAGTCTGGCAAATACCAGATCGTCAACAGAAGCCCCGACAAAGACCGCATTCCGAACCCTGGGAGTATTTCGTAAATTCTCTACATTTTCAGCATTCAGTAAACGGATTCCTTTCAAATCGACTGCATGTAGAAAAGTGATCTCTTCAGGCAAAGTACCGCCTGGACTGACTTCAACTCGCTGATCACCGACAAAAACCGTAACATTCCCTCCATGTAAAACCACCCATTCTAATGACGAGCGTTGTTCTGGTGGAATTTCAATACGAATCTCCGGTGGAGGCATATCTGCACGCACTCGAACCAGACGAAATCCCGCCTTGATCGAAACGAGGCCTGGAGGTTCCTTTCTATAATCAATTGCGCGGCACCGATTCGAACTTTGCTGCCAACTCCCACCACATTGCACATATTCCTGCTGTCCCTCAGGAGTTTTTACTCCCAGGCACCATTCCGATACATTCCCATGCATATCATGTAGACCAAGTCGATTTGCCGAATAATATCCCACTTCCTGAGTCCGATTCAGACCGAAATCAATATTGGCTTCTCCCGTTAAGAGTTGATCGACGGGCTTTTTCAGATAGAAATCATGACTGCCGTTTGAATAAGTACCCCGTGGTCCTACCCGACATGCATATTCCCATTCAACCCGGGTTGGCAGGCGGTAGATCCATCCCTGATCCGCATATTTATCATTCAGTACATCGATAAAATACTGAATATCGAAACAGGAGACGCTCTCGACAGGTAGATCCCCCTGTTGTTCTACTGAAAGCGACGCGATCGCTGCTTTACCTGCTCCCTCAGCAGAAAAGTGGCTGTGATTCTTACCCACCACAGCCAGCCATTCCCGTTGTGTTACCTCACAGGCCCCCATATAAATATCTTGTGAGAAGCTCACATGCTCCCAACCTGCCAGTCCTCCATAGCCACCAAGATACGCACTCCCGGCCGGGACTTTGATGAAGTTCATTCCAAGCTGATTCTCAAACTGATCGGGAAGTGAAACCTCAGTTGTACTTCTCTTGGTGGGGGCTGCCGATAGTGGCACCTCCCGACTGACACGAACCACTTCGCGCCCATCTCGTGTAACAGTTATCAGCTCCCTCTTCAGAACTTCCCCGCCTTTTGTAGCCTCGAACTGATACTGTCCCGGTTTCAGTCGAAGCTCTTCGACTCCAGTCCCCTTGATTACCAGTTCCTGACCGTCGATGGAAACACTCACACCGGGATCTTCGACTTCAATCACCAGAGTTCCCTCGGGTGAGAAATAGCGGATTACAGTACTGTGCAAGCGGGTGATGCCGGTTGCGTCGGTAAAGCCAAAACTCGACAACAGCACGATGAGGATCGCCGCAACCTTCATCCACGATAACCGACTCTGCCTCAGTTTTTTTAATTTTGCCGAAGTCGACTCATCCCTGGTTTGACGCATCGGTACTGCTGCTTCCGCACCTCCGGCTAATCGCTCAGCAACATCCTGTGCAGACTGAAATCGATGATCGGGGTCTTTTTCGTGCAGTTGACGAATGATGGCAACCAGCCAGTCCGGCACTTCAGGAATGATCTCCCGGATACTCCGGGGTTCCTCATCCACGACCCGCTTCAGCACAGCCAGAGTCGACGGGGCACGGAAAGGAGGGCGTCCGGAACACATCACATATAAAACACTCCCCAGGCTGAACAGGTCACTCTTCCGGTCCAGCTTGAGCCCCTGAACCTGCTCGGGCGACATATACATCGGCGTACCCGCGATGATACCGCTCTGAGACCGGCTCGCGTCATCTGCGGCGCGTGCCAGACCAAAATCGGTAATTTTGACACGTCCCGTTCCGGACTCGATCAGGATATTCCCTGGTTTAATATCCCGGTGAATCAATCCCTGCAGATGGGCTGCTTCAAGACCATCTGCGATCATCCGCCCAAACTTCACGATGGTAGTCAGATCGAGCGGCCCATTGTCATCAATCATCTGCTGCAGTGTCTTACCGTCAATGTATTCCATCACCAGAAAGGGCAGGGGGGCTTCCTCGACCGCGTAAATATTAACGACGTTCTCATGACGTATGGCCGCGGTGGCCCGCGCCTCGCGCAAAAACCGCTTGCGAGCAGGAGAAGTCGCCGCCATGGCCGGGGTCATCACTTTGATGGCGACAATCCGGTGCAGTCGCTGGTCAAACGCCTTAAAAACGATACCACAGCCCCCTCGGCCAATCAGATCCTGAATATCATAGTGCCCCAGTGCTCCCAGCGATCCAGCTTCCGTCGCCGGCTGTAGAAATCCCAGGTCGAGATCATTCAGTCCAGGCTGGGCCCCCGCATCTTCCCCCGCGACGCGTGTTGCTTCGCTCGACCGTCGCATCTGCTCCAGCACAGGGACGCCGAGAAATTCGCCTGACTGTTCCGTCTCATTCAGCAAGGCAGCCACCTGTTCCCGCAACTGACGATCTTCGCCGCACACCTGATCGAGGTAGGCCGCCCGCTGCTGAAGATCTTCAATCTCCAGCGCGGCAATAAAGATTTCCTGTTCGTTCATATAAGACTTTTCTCTGAAGAAGTGAAGCGCTTAAAATTCTAGTTTGCCCACCGACCATTTTTGAAGTGACGCCAGGGATAATAACCATGTTTCAGTGAAACCCGGTCGTGATATAATCGGAGTCGCGTGTCTGTTGTATTGTCTTTTAACTCGATGTAATCCGGCTTGCGGGCCACTTCAGTAAAGCGAACATGATTCTTACCCCGGTTTTTGACTTCCAGCCAGCTTTGATCCGCCTGGATTGTGAATATCCCGCCACCCCCGCGAACGTATTTGCGCCGCCCGTCAAATACGCAGGGAGACAGCTCATTATGGGCCTTCGTCTTCAGCAGGGATGCCTTCGCCTGATTTCCATTCCGTGCACACTCCGCGATTTCATGCTGGTAGGCTTTCTGCATCGCCGTCACCGCGACGACCATCTCTTTTTCGAAGTGAGTGGTATTGATGACCGAGGGTAAAACCCGTTTCTCCTTAAACCGTCTGCGTTGACGTTCAATCAAATCGGCAGCATGTGTATTCCCCTGTTTGATGGCAATTGCCTTCTGTTTGTCAAACAGTTCGTTGATCGCCTTCATGGCAGTCTCAACCCGCTCCTGAAACTCTTCCCGGGCAGCATCCAGCTCTGGCTTCGCCTGACCGGGACCCGCTTTAGCCAGGATAATAATCACCTTACTCCGATTTTGACTTGGAAAATTGGCCCGTTGCACATGCCCCGACTTTTCACTTGAGGAGGGCAGAGTGGTAACCTGCGAACCGGCTTTGCCGTTCTGCGTTTTGCCATTCCAGCCGGCCCCCGTCTTCACTGCTTGACGGGGTATTTGTCTGAAATAATCGGCAGCCTGCAAAGCCGTAACATTCAGAACCAGGAACAACAGACAGATCAGATTTCTGGTTTTCAAAGACACGATTTGACCTCATGCAACAGGGGGGAGTCTGTAAAACAGAACAAAGTGGATCCAAATGGCCCTCTTTGAACCTCGCTACCCCTCAGTGCGAAAACCAGCAGCAGAGGACGTCATCAAATCTCAGATATTTCTGAATTTCTCCGCATTTCTCTCCGTAGCCAGGCTTTGGCATAGGCCCATAATCGATCAGCTGTGCGGGGGGAAACCCCCATCACTTCTGCAGCCTGACTTAATGTAAGGCCAGAAAAATAAAGCAGTTGCACTAATTCTGTAGCCCGGGGATCTACTGTAGAGAGCCTGTCGAGGGCTTCGTCCAGCGCAATCAGATCTTCTACGGGTTCAGGCAATGTGGATGGCAGCACCTCTTCCAGATCTAGACGAACTGCATTTCCACCACGCTTGAGACTTCGGCGGGCCCGTGCATTTTCAACCAGAATGCGGCGAATCGCGATTGCGGCGGCCCCGAAGAAATGTCCTTCACCATTCCAATCCTCGTCATTCCCAATCAGCCGCAGATAAGCTTCATGGACGAGGGAAGTGGCCTGACGCGCATGTCCTGTCGGCTCATTCGCCAGATATCCTGCAGCCAGCTTACGGAGCTCGTCATAGACTCGGGGCAGCATTTTTTCAGCTGACTCACGGTCTCCCGCCTGAACGGCACGCATCATTTCGGTGAATTCAGACATCGCAGACTCGAACTTTCAGATTGGGAGGTCATCCAGACTTTGCTTTACGGGTGAAGGACAGGCACACCAGTCATTTCAGACAACTCGCAATGGATTCTCGCTCCCAGGGTCCACACTCGACAACAGATCACCCCATGTTACAATACTGTCTTCTGATTCACAAACCTCAAAATCTTCGCTGCGGAGACATCATGCGGAACGCCAGACAGATCTCATTTCTGTTACTACTCATTTGTTGTACTGGGTGCCAGGACCAGGAAAATGCGAACGTTCCGGGACCCACGCCACAACAGGAAGCTACCAACCAGGCAATTATGCAGGAGATCCAGAAACTGGAGCAGGAATCGGCCAGTGCCGAACCGCCTCCCCCGGTGTTTCCACTCCCGAACCTCCCCGACTGGAAACGCTCCGCTCTCCGAGCCTTACCGGCCGCCGACCATGGCTTCTCAGTGTCCTACGA is a window from the Gimesia benthica genome containing:
- a CDS encoding DMT family transporter, whose amino-acid sequence is MLTCYLALGVAIVLEVIGTSALQASQQFTRPVPTAITVVTYLSAFYFLSLALKMIPVGIAYAIWSGVGIVLISCVGLILFKQKLDLPAILGLALIIAGVLVINLFSQTVSH
- a CDS encoding bifunctional serine/threonine-protein kinase/formylglycine-generating enzyme family protein encodes the protein MNEQEIFIAALEIEDLQQRAAYLDQVCGEDRQLREQVAALLNETEQSGEFLGVPVLEQMRRSSEATRVAGEDAGAQPGLNDLDLGFLQPATEAGSLGALGHYDIQDLIGRGGCGIVFKAFDQRLHRIVAIKVMTPAMAATSPARKRFLREARATAAIRHENVVNIYAVEEAPLPFLVMEYIDGKTLQQMIDDNGPLDLTTIVKFGRMIADGLEAAHLQGLIHRDIKPGNILIESGTGRVKITDFGLARAADDASRSQSGIIAGTPMYMSPEQVQGLKLDRKSDLFSLGSVLYVMCSGRPPFRAPSTLAVLKRVVDEEPRSIREIIPEVPDWLVAIIRQLHEKDPDHRFQSAQDVAERLAGGAEAAVPMRQTRDESTSAKLKKLRQSRLSWMKVAAILIVLLSSFGFTDATGITRLHSTVIRYFSPEGTLVIEVEDPGVSVSIDGQELVIKGTGVEELRLKPGQYQFEATKGGEVLKRELITVTRDGREVVRVSREVPLSAAPTKRSTTEVSLPDQFENQLGMNFIKVPAGSAYLGGYGGLAGWEHVSFSQDIYMGACEVTQREWLAVVGKNHSHFSAEGAGKAAIASLSVEQQGDLPVESVSCFDIQYFIDVLNDKYADQGWIYRLPTRVEWEYACRVGPRGTYSNGSHDFYLKKPVDQLLTGEANIDFGLNRTQEVGYYSANRLGLHDMHGNVSEWCLGVKTPEGQQEYVQCGGSWQQSSNRCRAIDYRKEPPGLVSIKAGFRLVRVRADMPPPEIRIEIPPEQRSSLEWVVLHGGNVTVFVGDQRVEVSPGGTLPEEITFLHAVDLKGIRLLNAENVENLRNTPRVRNAVFVGASVDDLVFARLMSFPGITYLSNLNAEGASISDQAVAELRHLTDHFFGLILSETKISAEGLKQMRYLSNHGVLLKECRNIDDAACRVLAETPRWVWLGLSGTRVTDAGLEELHVCKKLVAIDVVRCPVTEGGVRKLAAALPRCRIEWDGGFIEPVSGK
- a CDS encoding Imm7 family immunity protein; translation: MLLGFGWCHLRSSREAIREARLSDIDRIDAEIDAADQKLWNEFRTWMDVSAECFIQWQLCESLNNEKGLLTWCVSRNHRTSAVWEMLDWIETHGPGSYGLFYCYDDEDTRERNYIGRHPPMDYDNVFRVHRLLHGVLTEMDDPFFGLVQGNIDPVHPYDRADED
- a CDS encoding PAS domain-containing hybrid sensor histidine kinase/response regulator encodes the protein MNFSFENSIDVNTLKQVIEKTINAVVVTDNRGLITWINKGFERMTGFQFDEVIGKKPGDLLQCEKSDPEVIQTMRTAIETAEPFEVTIYNYTKQGEGYWNCIECMPLYEADEHTGFLAIQTDVTSRIEFQNQLIEANRRAQENSERLLLAFAGGQVGSWDWNPIEDEVYFHESWENLVGARPGSLEHKLETWEQRIHPDDIDSFTQKLAFITRDKHDTFVSEHRLLCKEKHYRWTMARGQVVDRDSDGNPTRLVGVHLDISEQKRTQRLLDERNDLLQTILDVIPFAVSWKDADSNYLGCNDRFLEFWGFDSSRDVIGNSNLNLSLTGIHSESNIDEDQRIMQSGDPVMHKIETSVSKNGRPMILDTSKVPLKMHNAETGLLIISIDITELETARETLRQNELKVRHRGRMEAVGELAGGIAHEFNNLLQAIGGFVSFARDDISSDSQAHTDLNQSLTAISRATQLTNQLLRFSRIDEVEKYECNSLSIIEDLKVLLRPLLPENINVDYQLNGTLPLIIANPLLLGQSLLNLCLNSRDAMPAGGTITIGNRLITSQQKTFIGFYVQDNGLGIPEYLQDRIFDPFFTTKEVGQGTGLGLSMVYSTAQEHRGSIEFESLPGQGARFELLIPVISDNHQPEDSNQTDSVDMKNTNIKSILVAEDDSIVMRVTCRMLENLGHQVFSTNNGREALEMYRQERDNIHCLVFDVCMPLMTGTEAYDEICRLGNPPPVVFCTGYDSDQKLKNNLSQKGYRLINKPFDQSTLEGAINEALHEAAGEE
- a CDS encoding sigma-70 family RNA polymerase sigma factor is translated as MSEFTEMMRAVQAGDRESAEKMLPRVYDELRKLAAGYLANEPTGHARQATSLVHEAYLRLIGNDEDWNGEGHFFGAAAIAIRRILVENARARRSLKRGGNAVRLDLEEVLPSTLPEPVEDLIALDEALDRLSTVDPRATELVQLLYFSGLTLSQAAEVMGVSPRTADRLWAYAKAWLRREMRRNSEISEI